From the Tigriopus californicus strain San Diego chromosome 4, Tcal_SD_v2.1, whole genome shotgun sequence genome, the window TGACTCATGCAAACGAGCCATAAAATATCCATCACGTTCGTTCCAACTTCCATCCCAGTGTACTcatcgtacgtacgtacgtacgtacaaacaTAGCCACCAGCTCCACTCCAAGTCCAAATCCAAGCGTCTCTTACACACCTTTGAAATCCGAGAAATGCCGTCTGTCTCTCCTTAGCTCGTCAATCCTCCCGTTCAATATATCTCGCTGGTCTCGTAGGCAGATATGCGGTACAAATAACCGACCCTTGTCACATGCAGATTCGCTTAAGTGAAAGCTAATCAATCGGCCTTTTTCTCACTCCCCTTCTCTCCCGAGTGTTTTTTTATCCTCTCGTTTTTTTTCCCTGGCACGCCATGATTAATTGAGAAGATTGCACTCGAGTGAGATACACAGATACTACTGGATGCGGCCCTTTTAATTGGAATCATCGTGTCGAGTTTCAGCTCTCACTTGGTTCCGAGAACGATGCCTATCGGCTAATTCCGTCCAAGAAAGTGGCGCGAGTTTTATCGTCATTTTTTATGGAACGAGCAGGAATCAGCAGGAATGGAGAGGGTTTCTGAGGGCAGGCAATGAATGTGACCATCAAGGTGGTGACACTGAACAATGGGAGAGATCTTGGCAAATGAAACACCAAATACCTGGAGTGGATGTCACATGACGACCGATAGGGACGATGGAAATAATTAAGCCGTTTTTATGGCATCAAATCAGGTTAGTTTTGGCACTGCCAACCGGAAAGTATGCAAACAAAAGCTCTCGTTTGACTTTCCTTCGAATCTTCCTAACTTTGGCTAGTTAAGTACATGTAAATTGCACCTCCAAAGAAGGGAGGAACGACGACTATTgacaatctttattgcgagtaATTGCTTTACATCGCACTCCTTCTCCATTTGATAAGATCGCGAATTGACATTGCAAGCGACCGTTTTGGGGATTTCCTGGTGACCATTAGAGATGAGATTCAAGGGGAAGGTCGACATGAGATCAAAATTATTTATCGGGATCTTACCAAATCGGTGTCAAATTAGCCAAATTTTGTAGTCACTCTGTCAATGCGTCATTGTTTCagtaattttgttttgttgtaaATATTACGGATTCTATGCATAAAACCAATTTGGTCATTtcatatcaatatttgattacCGACTTTGACAGAAGTACCTTTTGCAAATCGTTCTTCCGTTTCTTGGAAAGTTATCTTCGAAAATCGATGAtacttttcatttgaagaaaggTCCCATCAATCATCCTAAATCTGACCTGATACAACGAAATATATCACAATGACAAATGACACAACCTTCCTGATGATTAAATAAACTTTACAACACCTCATAATGTAGTTCAATTGTATGATAGAAGGAATTACTTTTTATCTTCATCTATCATCAGGAGGGTCTGTTAGGTGCAAAGCCTCTTTTGGTTAATATTTGCTCAAATGGGGGAGACAAGAAGAATCGGACCCAAAGCAAACATCAACATGGGCAAAACTGttgggaagcaaattaaaccatTAACTCTTAATGCCATGATGTCCAATGATGACGTGGTCCATGATTGAACCAATCATATAAAAGTTGGGTCGGTTGAGATTCTgatgatgtgatcaatctgatCTGCTTACGCCGCTAATTTTCAAACCAGTGCTGCCGAATTGGATctctgtttgattttttttgggggggtctGGACAAGTAGCactttctgacccaaaaaccaaGCCGTGATCAAGCAATgaagattgatcacatcagtcGAAAATGTATTTcgattttttcattcaaaaagaccGCTAACCTATCGTGAGCTTTTTTCTTGGGTTCTGTTTAATATTCGTCCAAGATCATCTACCTCGTTACGTTTTGGTTCAACTCTGTGTTGCAATTCCATTATTCGCGTGGCATACGTGGTGCACATTTTCTAACAGACTTTGAtcccaaaatattttaaatgcACAGAAACCCAATCGTGAAGGGCAAGGCAGTTTTgtaaatagttttttttacattacaACACGTCGCACATTCCGTTAACCCAAAATGGAAGTACAAAGTCCTTGAGTCCTTAATGAGACGACTGGATATCGTGAAATGTTGATTAAACCTCAGCGATCTAACTATTACGATCCATTGATCGCAACCATTAGATTAAACAGTTTTCGGCCCCTCCAATGATATTTTCGATCTGGATCTGGATCTCTCATATTCTTATTGCAAAAAAGACAATGAATCATTGTGACATCGCGGTATAGACTTCTTCCGCAGCCTTTCTTCCTTTATGTCTACTAGAGCTTAAATCTAAAGATTGCGAGGATGAAGAACAAGGATTTCGTTCGACTTCTTCAAGCTTCTTCCCTAAGCTTAAGGCTATGATTGTGGCATAAAGTTCACCCTGCTCATTGTTTAATTAGCCTCAGATAATAAGTAGATATAAAGTCATGTCTCACATCCAACACATTTCATTAAAGTCGGGGTAGCCATTCTGTCCACACTTTCCAGTTCATTTTAGACAGATAATCGAGTCTTCCGCTTTCACCTTGATCAGTTTAATATTTTTAAGCTTTGTGAACGAGTAAAAAAATTAGTCCAATTTGGGGCTCATTGGGCTCCAAGTTAATTCTTTACTTGTCTTTGCCAAACTGTTTCAATCTGATTAAATTACTGCTCTCGGTAGCACAACAGGATGATGACTTTTTCGGTAATACTACGATAATGCGGCGGGACCATATTGGCCCGACAACGTAATGAGTCGAGAGATGGAAGTAAATTGATTATATTTACGGTAAGGGAAGTTTATATAGAGGAAGGAGAGTACAAAGAAGAAAGATAGGAAGAAGCGGGAAAGTAGACAGACAGGGTCGCTACAATCATATCATTTACTAAACTAATggattttcttctccttttagAATCGGCCGTTTGACGACCCTGATGTATGAAGTACCGTTTACAAAGTAAAATGTACACCTTTTATGTTCATACCAGGATCTAATTCCAAAGCATGGACAAGTAGCAAATGGGCCTTTCGACTTTATTTCGATAAATAGGTTACAATTGGTTGAGCCGATCACCACTTATCGGTTCTGTCTGTTCCGAATGGTTCAAATGTTACTTATCTGACACGTGTCATTCCAAAATTTCTCAGGTAGCTCTTCTTTCTTAGTTAACGTTGTGGGTTGATTGACCAACTCCCAAAAAAACCGTACGTCGGTTCCCTTTATTGCTCTTCGAAGCCCTCTTGTTCCTGGACCAAAGCTCGCTCCAGGATGACACGCCCCTCTTTGTATCGCTGATTATCCTCGGTGGCGAACTCGTAGATCCAACCCAATTTGATGTTGCAGTTCTTGCAAGCCACATCTCGAACGATATGGCGACCTGTGAGCATCACGCGATCTTGGACTTCACTGCAACgaggaaaatgatttgattcgAGAGGTGAATTCCAGATCGTAGGAACGATAGCCCCGCGTGTTTGGGGTATTTCAATCATGTCCAAATGACAAAGCTGGAATGGATCTCGGGTTTTGATCGGAGCGAACAAAAACGAGCCTTGCAGGC encodes:
- the LOC131878925 gene encoding protein yippee-like 5 isoform X2; the protein is MGRVYLEHMGGQKLFNCGRCGTFLTNRNELMSTRFTGATGRAFLFTKVVNLKYSEVQDRVMLTGRHIVRDVACKNCNIKLGWIYEFATEDNQRYKEGRVILERALVQEQEGFEEQ